The Gammaproteobacteria bacterium sequence GGGGGGCAAAGCGCGACTTCGGGCGCGACCCTGGCGCGCTGTAGGCCGGCCAAGCCCGCGCGCACGGCATCGGCCAGCGGACGCACGGTCGCCAGGGTGCCGTTCATCTTCCAGTTGGCGACGATCAGAGGACGGCGGGACTGCATATCGCTTGCTCCGGTGGCAGGGCGGTTCACTGTTCCGCGTACGCCTGGACGTGCCTTCGGGCCTTACCCGCGCGCGGCATCGCCGCCTGGCAAAAGGCCGCCTTGCGAAAGGGGGCTCATGTCCGCGCCGTTTTGCGCCGGCCGCCCCGCCGCACCGCCTCGTTCCCCACCTTGCCCCTTTCCGCTATGCAATGCCGGCAATCCTTTCGCCCGCTGCACTTTTCTTTGGAGTGGCGAACGATCAGCGCATGGAACTCGTTATAGAAAGCCGCATCCGCTTGCAGCGACTCCTCCACGCGCAGGCGCAGTATATCATAGCGTTCCTTTTGCCGGGCCCAGCCCAGGCGGGAAAACAACCGGCGGGTATAGGCATCTACAACGAATACCGGGCGCCCGCAGGCGTATAGCAGGATGTCGTCGGCCGTTTCCGGTCCGATGCCGTTGACCGACAGCAGGGATGCGCGCAACTCGTCCGTGGGTATCCGTTGCAGCGCCCGGCACCCTCGTTTCCCCAGCAACCATCGGCACAGGTTTTGCAGTCGGTGCGCCTTAACGCGGAAGTAGCCGCAGGCACGGAGCCTGGCGGCCAATTCGTCGTGCGGCAGGGACAGAAGCTTGCGGGGGCGCAGGCAGTCGGTTTCCCGAAGCTTGGCGATCGCCCGTTCCGCATTTTTCCAGCTGGTGCCCTGGGTCAATACCGCGCCTACCATGACCTCGAAGGGACTGTCTGCGGGCCACCACGATTGCGAGCCGTAGGCGCGGTACAGGCGGCGGTACAATTGGCGCAGGCGGTTTCGGTTTAAGCCGGTGCCTCCCGGCGGGCGCCGCCGGGCGGGGTTCTTGCGCCCGTTGCCGCCGTTGCCGCCGATCTTGTTCATTCTCGTAGAGACGGCTTCTTTCCCCGAAGCGCTCTTGTGGGCGAACGCAGTCCCGGAAGACTCAGCGCCCGGCGGAAGAGTTTCCGGTTGTCGGTGTTTCTTCGGCGGGCGTATCGCGGTTATGCCCAGCACCCGCGGGCGCGGTTTCCTCGTCTTTTATTTCGGCGTCGTTTCCCGTGTCCGCCGCCATTTGGATATTCGCGGTCTGGGTCCCATTCCCCTCCTCTTCCGGGGCGTCTCCTCGCAGTTCGGGCAGTGGCGGCAGCTCGCTCAGTTTTTTCAGGCCGAAGTAATCCAGAAAGGCGCGGGTCGTGGCAAGCAACTCCGGCCGGCCCGGCGTTTCCCGGTGCCCCACGCCGCGGATCCATTCCCGCTCCTGTAAGGTTCGAATCAGGTTGACGCTCAGGAGCACGCCGCGAATTTCTTCGATCTCCGCACGGGTAATGGGTTGGCGATAAGCGATGATCGCCAGGGTTTCCAGCAGCGCGCGGGAGAAGCGGGGCGGGCGCTCTTCCCATATCCGGTTGACCCAGTGGGCATAGCGGGATTGGATCCGGAAGCGGTAGCCGCTGGCGACTTCCTTAAGTTCGACTCCGCGGTCGGCGTACTCGTCGCGCAGGGTTTCCAGAGCCTGGCGTATCTCTTCCGGTGCGGGCGGCGCCGGGTCGGCGGCAAACAGGTTCCCGATCTGGCGCACGCTGAGCGGGGCTTGTGTAGCCAGCAGGGCGGCCTCTACGATGTTCTTGATTTCGTTGCCGTCCCGGGAGGTTTCGCCGGCGGTTTCAGGCGGATTTGATGTGGATGGGTCCGTAGGCATCGTTCTGCACCACTTCGATCAACGATTCGCGCAACAATTCCAGCAGCGCCAGCAGCGTGACGACTACCCCCGCGCGCCCTTCTTCGGCCCGTAGCAGCAAGCGCCATTCCCGGCACGCATCCGGCGCCAGGGCAGTCAGCAGTTCGCTCATGCGCTCGCGCACCGAGAGCGTTTCGCGCTGGATGTAATGGGGGCGGAGGAGCCGGTTTCTCTCCAGCACCTCTGTGAGGGCGCGTACCAGGTCTTCCAGGACGACGACCGGCGGCGGGTGTATGCTCTGCCGGTCCGGGAACTCGGCTGTGGCCGGGAACAGGTCTCGTTCCATTCGTTCCAGCCGGTCCAAGTCCTCGGCTGCCTGGCGGTAGCGTTCGTATTCCGCGATCCTCCGCGCCAGCTCGGCGCGAGGATCGGCCTCGGCGTCTTCCTCCACCGCCGATTGCGGCAATAGCATTCGAGACTTGATCTCGGCCAGCAGGGCGGCCATTACCAGATACTCTCCGGCGAGCTCCAGTTTGAGCTCCCGCATCAATTCGATGTAGCGCATGTATTGGGCGCTGATCTTGGCGATCGGGATATCGAGAATGTCTATGTTCTGGCGGCGGATCAAGTGCAGCAACAGGTCCAGCGGACCCTCGAATTGTTCCAGGAAGACGCGCAAGGCGTCCGGCGGGATATACAGATTTCCCGGCACCTCGCGGCAGGGTTCGCCGGCGATCACCGCCAGCGGCCGGTTCCCGCTTACCCGCGGCTGCCCTTCCTCCGGAGGCCGCGGCGCCGCTCGATTGGTTGTCGTTTGTTCCATCGCGTGTCTCGCCCCGGCAGTGTTCAATGGCGGTCCAGACCGGCCGCTTCCCGCACTTCCCGCAATGTGGCCCGCGCAATAGTGCGGGCATGTTCGCGTCCTTCTTCCAGAATACGCTGGATAGCCGTCGGGTCCTGCGCGTATTCCTGTCCCCGCTCCCGGATCGGCGCCAACTCGTCCTGAACCCGGTCGGTCAGCCGCTGCTTGCAATCCAGGCAGCCGATCGACGCGTTGCGGCATCCTTCCTGTACCCACTGGTGGGTTTCCCGGTCGGAGAATATTTTGTGCAACTCCCATACCGGGCACTTTTCGGGATCGCCGGGGTCGGAGCGTCGTATCCGGGCAGGGTCGGTGGGCATGATGCGCAGTTTTTTCGCGACATCGTCCGGCGCTTCGCGCAAGCCGATGGTATTGTCGTGGGATTTCGACATCTTTTGTCCGTTCAGGCCCGGTATGCAGGGCGTCTTGGTGAGCAGGGCTTGCGGTTCCGGAAAGAACATCCGGCCTCCCCCCTCCAGGTATCCCTCCAGGCGTTCCTGGTTGCGCAGGGAAAGATTCTGCTGGGATTCGATCAGGGCGTGTGCCTTTTGCAGGGCATCGGCGTCTCCCTGTTCCTGGTATTGCCGGCGCAGTTCATTGTAAATTTGGTGTTTTTTCTTCCCCATTCTGGCGGCGGCCGCTTCGGCCTTCTGCTCGAAGTCCGGTTCGCGTCCGTAGAGATGATTGAAACGGCGCGCGACTTCGCGGGCCATCTCTACATGCGCCACTTGGTCGGCGCCCACCGGCACCCGGCCTGCCTTGTACACAATAATATCCGCGGCTTGCAAAAGAGGATAGCCAAGGAAGCCGTAGGTGGAGAGGTCGCGGCCCGGCAGCTTTTCCTGCTGCTCCTTGTAGGAGGGAATGCGCTCCAGCCAACCGAGAGGCGTAAGCATGGACAGCAGCAGGTGCAACTCGGCATGCTCCGGCACATGCGACTGGACGAACAGCCGGGTATTTCCCGGGTCGATCCCGGCCGCCAGCCAGTCAATCACCATATCGTTCACGTTTTCGGCGATGCATTCCGGGCGCTCGTACTCGGTGGTCAGGGCATGCCAGT is a genomic window containing:
- a CDS encoding endonuclease, with amino-acid sequence MNKIGGNGGNGRKNPARRRPPGGTGLNRNRLRQLYRRLYRAYGSQSWWPADSPFEVMVGAVLTQGTSWKNAERAIAKLRETDCLRPRKLLSLPHDELAARLRACGYFRVKAHRLQNLCRWLLGKRGCRALQRIPTDELRASLLSVNGIGPETADDILLYACGRPVFVVDAYTRRLFSRLGWARQKERYDILRLRVEESLQADAAFYNEFHALIVRHSKEKCSGRKDCRHCIAERGKVGNEAVRRGGRRKTART
- a CDS encoding segregation/condensation protein A; its protein translation is MEQTTTNRAAPRPPEEGQPRVSGNRPLAVIAGEPCREVPGNLYIPPDALRVFLEQFEGPLDLLLHLIRRQNIDILDIPIAKISAQYMRYIELMRELKLELAGEYLVMAALLAEIKSRMLLPQSAVEEDAEADPRAELARRIAEYERYRQAAEDLDRLERMERDLFPATAEFPDRQSIHPPPVVVLEDLVRALTEVLERNRLLRPHYIQRETLSVRERMSELLTALAPDACREWRLLLRAEEGRAGVVVTLLALLELLRESLIEVVQNDAYGPIHIKSA
- the scpB gene encoding SMC-Scp complex subunit ScpB, yielding MPTDPSTSNPPETAGETSRDGNEIKNIVEAALLATQAPLSVRQIGNLFAADPAPPAPEEIRQALETLRDEYADRGVELKEVASGYRFRIQSRYAHWVNRIWEERPPRFSRALLETLAIIAYRQPITRAEIEEIRGVLLSVNLIRTLQEREWIRGVGHRETPGRPELLATTRAFLDYFGLKKLSELPPLPELRGDAPEEEGNGTQTANIQMAADTGNDAEIKDEETAPAGAGHNRDTPAEETPTTGNSSAGR
- a CDS encoding tryptophan--tRNA ligase, yielding MTAASNRRVVSGMRPTGKLHLGHYYGVLKNWLALQFEYECLFFAADWHALTTEYERPECIAENVNDMVIDWLAAGIDPGNTRLFVQSHVPEHAELHLLLSMLTPLGWLERIPSYKEQQEKLPGRDLSTYGFLGYPLLQAADIIVYKAGRVPVGADQVAHVEMAREVARRFNHLYGREPDFEQKAEAAAARMGKKKHQIYNELRRQYQEQGDADALQKAHALIESQQNLSLRNQERLEGYLEGGGRMFFPEPQALLTKTPCIPGLNGQKMSKSHDNTIGLREAPDDVAKKLRIMPTDPARIRRSDPGDPEKCPVWELHKIFSDRETHQWVQEGCRNASIGCLDCKQRLTDRVQDELAPIRERGQEYAQDPTAIQRILEEGREHARTIARATLREVREAAGLDRH